One Miscanthus floridulus cultivar M001 chromosome 11, ASM1932011v1, whole genome shotgun sequence DNA window includes the following coding sequences:
- the LOC136493060 gene encoding uncharacterized protein isoform X1, with translation MAWRMLRRKDFHTGLVNLAFRKDHGVKKHFSSGTIGNLAQVYHGDRPKRSASCMPSNHFTIRNFHAGVYMLAWSRKREDVVGLKAPKKEKRVKKENRTQPPVEAPYIAPKPKTSIKSLPDKTVEIFDGMTLLDLSKRTGAYVSTLQGILADLGEKVESEFDSISIDLAELVAMELGVNTRRMHTGEGTNEPRPAVVTVMGHVDHGKTSLLDALRQTSVAAKEAGGITQHIGAFVVEMPSGASITFLDTPGHAAFSAMRARGAAVTDIVVLVVAADDGVMPQTLEAMSHAKAANVPIVVAINKCDKSGADPERVRIQLGSEGLLLEDMGGDVQVVEISAVAKSGLDKLEEALLLQAEMMDLKARIDGPAQAFVVEARVDRGRGPLATAIVKYGTLVSGQHIVVGAEWGRIRSLRDTAGNITQSAKPAMPIEIEGLRGLPMAGDDVVVVDSEERARMLSHGRKKQQEKDRLRKIDEGMAEELEIKEETPERVEMPIIVKADVQGSVQAVTDALRSLNSAQVFVNVVHVGVGPISQHDIDLAQACGAYIVGFNIRSPPSTITQAAARANIKVLLHKVIYHLLEEMGRAIVEKAPGTAETQVSGEAEVLNIFELKGRSKSKGSDIKIAGCRITDGHFSKSGTMRLLRSGDVVFEGPCASLKREKQDAETIEKGNDCGLVIQDCDDFQVGDIIQCLEQVIRKPKFISTQSGSVRIEC, from the exons ATGGCGTGGCGGATGCTGCGAAGGAAG GATTTTCACACGGGTCTTGTGAATTTGGCGTTCCGTAAGGATCATggggtcaaaaagcatttctccaGTGGAACAATCGGAAATCTGGCCC AGGTCTACCACGGTGATAGGCCCAAACGTTCTGCTAGTTGTATGCCCTCTAACCATTTCACTATCAG GAATTTTCATGCAGGTGTTTATATGTTAGCATGGAGTCGGAAAAGGGAGGATGTTGTAGGTCTGAAAGCTCCCAAAAAGGAGAAGCGAGTGAAGAAAGAAAATAGAACGCAACCTCCTGTAGAAGCACCATATATTGCACCAAAACCGAAGACATCTATCAAATCGTTACCAGATAAAACTGTCGAGATTTTTGATGGGATGACTTTGCTTGACCTTTCTAAACGAACTGGTGCATATGTTAGTACACTTCAAGGCATACTTGCAGATCTTGGTGAAAAGGTTGAATCTGAGTTTGACTCTATCAGCATTGATCTTGCTGAGTTGGTTGCTATG GAACTTGGTGTTAATACCAGAAGAATGCACACTGGTGAAGGCACGAATGAACCACGTCCTGCTGTTGTAACGGTAATGGGACATGTTGACCATGGTAAAACATCACTTTTGGATGCTCTCCGTCAAACATCTGTTGCTGCCAAGGAAGCTGGTGGTATCACTCAGCATATAGGTGCCTTTGTTGTTGAGATGCCTTCAGGAGCATCTATCACATTTCTTGATACTCCAGGACATGCTGCCTTTAGTGCCATGCGGGCTAGAGGTGCTGCTGTTACAGATATTGTAGTCCTTGTGGTTGCAGCAGATGATGGTGTTATGCCTCAGACACTGGAAGCTATGTCTCATGCAAAAGCAGCAAATGTTCCTATTGTAGTTGCAATAAACAAATGTGACAAATCTGGAGCTGATCCTGAGAGGGTCAGAATTCAACTTGGTTCAGAAGGTTTACTTTTGGAGGATATGGGTGGGGATGTGCAGGTTGTTGAAATCTCTGCAGTAGCAAAATCTGGTTTGGATAAATTGGAAGAGGCTTTACTCCTTCAAGCTGAGATGATGGACCTGAAAGCCAGAATAGATGGCCCTGCTCAGGCTTTTGTGGTGGAGGCAAGGGTGGACAGGGGCAGGGGTCCACTGGCAACAGCTATAGTCAAGTATGGCACATTAGTTAGTGGGCAACACATTGTTGTGGGGGCAGAGTGGGGGAGAATTAGGTCTCTTAGAGACACAGCAGGGAATATAACGCAGTCTGCAAAACCTGCAATGCCTATTGAGATTGAGGGGTTAAGGGGCCTTCCAATGGCTGGGGATGATGTTGTAGTTGTTGATTCAGAGGAAAGGGCAAGAATGCTTAGTCATGGGCGGAAGAAGCAGCAGGAGAAAGACAGgcttcgaaagattgatgaaggcATGGCAGAGGAGCTAGAAATTAAAGAAGAGACTCCTGAAAGAGTTGAAATGCCCATTATTGTCAAAGCTGATGTACAAGGCAGTGTTCAAGCTGTCACAGATGCTTTACGAAGTCTTAATAGTGCACAG GTGTTCGTGAATGTTGTTCATGTAGGTGTTGGCCCAATCAGTCAGCATGACATTGATCTGGCACAAGCATGTGGAGCATATATAGTTGGTTTCAACATTCGCAGTCCACCTAGTACTATCACTCAAGCAGCAGCAAGAGCCAACATAAAG GTTTTGCTTCACAAGGTCATCTATCACCTCCTTGAGGAAATGGGAAGGGCCATTGTGGAGAAGGCACCGGGAACTGCTGAAACCCAGGTTTCAGGTGAGGCTGAGGTTCTGAACATATTTGAGCTGAAAGGGCGCAGCAAGTCAAAAGGATCGGATATCAAAATTGCTGGCTGCCGTATAACTGATGGCCACTTCAGCAAATCCGGAACCATGAGACTGTTGAGGAGCGGAGATGTCGTCTTTGAGGGTCCATGTGCGTCCCTGAAGCGGGAGAAGCAGGATGCAGAGACAATCGAAAAGGGTAACGACTGTGGACTGGTGATTCAGGATTGTGATGATTTCCAGGTAGGGGATATCATACAGTGCCTGGAGCAGGTGATTAGGAAGCCCAAGTTCATCTCGACGCAGAGTGGTTCGGTTCGGATTGAATGCTGA
- the LOC136493060 gene encoding uncharacterized protein isoform X2, with product MGSKSISPVEQSEIWPRSTTVIGPNVLLVVCPLTISLSGVYMLAWSRKREDVVGLKAPKKEKRVKKENRTQPPVEAPYIAPKPKTSIKSLPDKTVEIFDGMTLLDLSKRTGAYVSTLQGILADLGEKVESEFDSISIDLAELVAMELGVNTRRMHTGEGTNEPRPAVVTVMGHVDHGKTSLLDALRQTSVAAKEAGGITQHIGAFVVEMPSGASITFLDTPGHAAFSAMRARGAAVTDIVVLVVAADDGVMPQTLEAMSHAKAANVPIVVAINKCDKSGADPERVRIQLGSEGLLLEDMGGDVQVVEISAVAKSGLDKLEEALLLQAEMMDLKARIDGPAQAFVVEARVDRGRGPLATAIVKYGTLVSGQHIVVGAEWGRIRSLRDTAGNITQSAKPAMPIEIEGLRGLPMAGDDVVVVDSEERARMLSHGRKKQQEKDRLRKIDEGMAEELEIKEETPERVEMPIIVKADVQGSVQAVTDALRSLNSAQVFVNVVHVGVGPISQHDIDLAQACGAYIVGFNIRSPPSTITQAAARANIKVLLHKVIYHLLEEMGRAIVEKAPGTAETQVSGEAEVLNIFELKGRSKSKGSDIKIAGCRITDGHFSKSGTMRLLRSGDVVFEGPCASLKREKQDAETIEKGNDCGLVIQDCDDFQVGDIIQCLEQVIRKPKFISTQSGSVRIEC from the exons ATggggtcaaaaagcatttctccaGTGGAACAATCGGAAATCTGGCCC AGGTCTACCACGGTGATAGGCCCAAACGTTCTGCTAGTTGTATGCCCTCTAACCATTTCACTATCAG GTGTTTATATGTTAGCATGGAGTCGGAAAAGGGAGGATGTTGTAGGTCTGAAAGCTCCCAAAAAGGAGAAGCGAGTGAAGAAAGAAAATAGAACGCAACCTCCTGTAGAAGCACCATATATTGCACCAAAACCGAAGACATCTATCAAATCGTTACCAGATAAAACTGTCGAGATTTTTGATGGGATGACTTTGCTTGACCTTTCTAAACGAACTGGTGCATATGTTAGTACACTTCAAGGCATACTTGCAGATCTTGGTGAAAAGGTTGAATCTGAGTTTGACTCTATCAGCATTGATCTTGCTGAGTTGGTTGCTATG GAACTTGGTGTTAATACCAGAAGAATGCACACTGGTGAAGGCACGAATGAACCACGTCCTGCTGTTGTAACGGTAATGGGACATGTTGACCATGGTAAAACATCACTTTTGGATGCTCTCCGTCAAACATCTGTTGCTGCCAAGGAAGCTGGTGGTATCACTCAGCATATAGGTGCCTTTGTTGTTGAGATGCCTTCAGGAGCATCTATCACATTTCTTGATACTCCAGGACATGCTGCCTTTAGTGCCATGCGGGCTAGAGGTGCTGCTGTTACAGATATTGTAGTCCTTGTGGTTGCAGCAGATGATGGTGTTATGCCTCAGACACTGGAAGCTATGTCTCATGCAAAAGCAGCAAATGTTCCTATTGTAGTTGCAATAAACAAATGTGACAAATCTGGAGCTGATCCTGAGAGGGTCAGAATTCAACTTGGTTCAGAAGGTTTACTTTTGGAGGATATGGGTGGGGATGTGCAGGTTGTTGAAATCTCTGCAGTAGCAAAATCTGGTTTGGATAAATTGGAAGAGGCTTTACTCCTTCAAGCTGAGATGATGGACCTGAAAGCCAGAATAGATGGCCCTGCTCAGGCTTTTGTGGTGGAGGCAAGGGTGGACAGGGGCAGGGGTCCACTGGCAACAGCTATAGTCAAGTATGGCACATTAGTTAGTGGGCAACACATTGTTGTGGGGGCAGAGTGGGGGAGAATTAGGTCTCTTAGAGACACAGCAGGGAATATAACGCAGTCTGCAAAACCTGCAATGCCTATTGAGATTGAGGGGTTAAGGGGCCTTCCAATGGCTGGGGATGATGTTGTAGTTGTTGATTCAGAGGAAAGGGCAAGAATGCTTAGTCATGGGCGGAAGAAGCAGCAGGAGAAAGACAGgcttcgaaagattgatgaaggcATGGCAGAGGAGCTAGAAATTAAAGAAGAGACTCCTGAAAGAGTTGAAATGCCCATTATTGTCAAAGCTGATGTACAAGGCAGTGTTCAAGCTGTCACAGATGCTTTACGAAGTCTTAATAGTGCACAG GTGTTCGTGAATGTTGTTCATGTAGGTGTTGGCCCAATCAGTCAGCATGACATTGATCTGGCACAAGCATGTGGAGCATATATAGTTGGTTTCAACATTCGCAGTCCACCTAGTACTATCACTCAAGCAGCAGCAAGAGCCAACATAAAG GTTTTGCTTCACAAGGTCATCTATCACCTCCTTGAGGAAATGGGAAGGGCCATTGTGGAGAAGGCACCGGGAACTGCTGAAACCCAGGTTTCAGGTGAGGCTGAGGTTCTGAACATATTTGAGCTGAAAGGGCGCAGCAAGTCAAAAGGATCGGATATCAAAATTGCTGGCTGCCGTATAACTGATGGCCACTTCAGCAAATCCGGAACCATGAGACTGTTGAGGAGCGGAGATGTCGTCTTTGAGGGTCCATGTGCGTCCCTGAAGCGGGAGAAGCAGGATGCAGAGACAATCGAAAAGGGTAACGACTGTGGACTGGTGATTCAGGATTGTGATGATTTCCAGGTAGGGGATATCATACAGTGCCTGGAGCAGGTGATTAGGAAGCCCAAGTTCATCTCGACGCAGAGTGGTTCGGTTCGGATTGAATGCTGA
- the LOC136491909 gene encoding potassium channel KOR2-like, with protein sequence MEAEREQQRQRLTALEAEQELERQRLAALEAKQEQDQRQMAEVLSYVRGLAMTQGETMSQTLYLDMVSRVHLFNGCSEDFLSQIVVKLHEEFFLPGEVILEQGTVVDQIYIVAHGCLEEVATGEGGLSEIISALLPYDIIGDVSVVCSVPQPHTVRVCELCSLLRIDKQSLTSILQIYFKDSRQMLSNLLKGRATESKGKQLESDITYLISRQEVELVLGVNNAAYHGDLFRLKGLISAGADPSKPDHDGRTALHVAALRGYEDIVRFLIQRGANVNSIDTFGNSPLLLALKSGHERITSLLVKHGAALNLEDAGGYLCRVVTDGKIVLLKRLLRFGVDPNCKNYDQRTPLHVAAAEGLHLVAGMLVDFLVDVLAKDRWGNTPLDEGRRCSSRPLVRILEQARTVAVTQ encoded by the exons atggaggccgagcgggagcagCAGCGACAGAGGTTGACAGCTTTGGAGGCCGAGCAGGAGCTCGAGCGGCAGAGGCTGGCAGCTTTAGAGGCCAAGCAGGAGCAGGATCAGCGGCAGATGGCAGAGGTGCTCTCCTACGTGCGGGGTCTTGCGATGACCCAAGGTGAAACG ATGTCCCAGACACTGTATCTGGACATGGTTTCAAGAGTGCACCTGTTCAATGGATGCTCGGAAGACTTCCTTAGCCAGATT GTGGTAAAGTTACATGAAGAATTCTTCCTCCCTGGGGAGGTTATCTTAGAGCAAGGCACTGTGGTGGATCAAATTTATATTGTGGCACACGGATGCTTG GAAGAGGTGGCCACTGGAGAAGGTGGATTATCAGAGATCATCTCAGCGCTTCTGCCCTATGACATCATCGGCGATGTCTCTGTAGTGTGCAGCGTTCCACAGCCACACACAGTCAGGGTCTGTGAGCTTTGTAGCCTCCTGAGAATCGACAAGCAGTCCCTGACCAGCATCCTGCAGATTTACTTCAAGGATAGCCGTCAGATGTTGAGCAACCTACTCAAG GGGCGAGCAACCGAGTCCAAGGGGAAGCAGCTGGAATCAGATATCACGTACCTGATATCAAGGCAAGAAGTAGAGCTGGTCCTTGGAGTGAACAATGCCGCTTACCATGGAGATTTGTTCCGTCTGAAAGGACTGATCAGTGCAGGAGCAGATCCGAGTAAACCCGATCACGACGGAAGGACTGCACTG CATGTTGCTGCGTTAAGAGGATATGAAGATATCGTCAGGTTCCTAATTCAGCGGGGAGCCAATGTCAACAGCATAG ATACGTTTGGGAATTCACCATTGCTGCTAGCACTGAAATCAGGACATGAGAGGATCACCTCTCTCCTAGTGAAGCACGGTGCAGCCCTGAATCTAGAAGATGCCGGAGGGTACCTGTGCAGGGTCGTCACGGACGGCAAGATCGTCCTGCTCAAGAGGCTGCTCAGGTTCGGCGTCGACCCCAACTGCAAGAACTACGATCAGAGGACGCCGCTCCACGTCGCTGCTGCCGAGGGCCTGCACCTCGTCGCCGGCATGCTCGTAGACTTCTTAGTAGATGTTCTGGCCAAAGACAG GTGGGGAAACACGCCGCTGGACGAAGGGCGGAGATGCAGCAGCAGACCACTGGTCAGGATTCTAGAGCAGGCTAGGACTGTTGCAGTCACGCAGTGA